In one window of Micromonospora cathayae DNA:
- a CDS encoding ABC transporter ATP-binding protein has product MLIRLLRRYLRPYARPLLAVTLFQFVATMATLYLPRLNADIIDRGIARGDTGLIVRLGGWMLLVSAIQLGCSIAAVRYAARTATGFGRDLRAAVFGHVTRFSAREVARFGAPSLITRNTNDVQQVQMLVLVAGTMLVTAPIMSIGGLVMALREDVGLSWLMVVSLPVVAVAISLITRRLVPLFRLQQTRIDTVNRVLREQIAGIRVVRAFVREPYETARFGTANAELTGTALRAGRLLASIFPLVMLVLNASSVAVLWFGAQRVEAGHLQVGALTAFLAYLTQALAAVMMATLTLMMVPRAAACAERITEVLDTRSSVVPPAEAVPPREPVTRPPLRGEVELRGVEFRYPGAAAPVLHDVTFRATAGTTTAVVGSTGAGKTTLLSLVPRLIDVTAGTVLVDGVDVRDLDPDTLWSRIGLVPQRPYLFTGTVASNLRHGRPDATDEDLWSALETAQARDFVAAMPDGLAAEIAQGGTNLSGGQRQRLAIARALVRRPAVYLFDDSFSALDLGTDARLRAALKPVTRDAAVLVVAQRVSTIVDADQIVVLEGGLVVGVGRHAELLDTCPTYAEIVASQRTEAATA; this is encoded by the coding sequence GTGCTGATCCGGCTGCTCCGGCGGTACCTGCGGCCGTACGCCCGGCCACTGCTGGCGGTGACGCTGTTCCAGTTCGTCGCCACCATGGCCACGCTGTACCTGCCGCGCCTCAACGCCGACATCATCGACCGGGGCATCGCCCGGGGCGACACCGGCCTCATCGTCCGACTGGGCGGGTGGATGCTGCTGGTCAGCGCCATCCAGCTCGGCTGCTCGATCGCCGCCGTCCGGTACGCCGCCCGGACCGCGACCGGATTCGGCCGGGACCTGCGGGCGGCGGTCTTCGGGCACGTCACCCGGTTCTCCGCCCGCGAGGTGGCCCGCTTCGGCGCGCCGTCGCTGATCACCCGGAACACCAACGACGTGCAGCAGGTGCAGATGCTGGTCCTGGTGGCGGGCACGATGCTGGTCACCGCGCCGATCATGAGCATCGGCGGGCTGGTGATGGCGCTGCGCGAGGACGTCGGGCTGTCCTGGCTGATGGTGGTCAGCCTGCCGGTGGTGGCCGTGGCGATCAGCCTGATCACCCGGCGGCTGGTGCCGCTGTTCCGGCTCCAGCAGACCCGCATCGACACGGTCAACCGGGTGCTGCGCGAGCAGATCGCCGGCATCCGGGTGGTCCGGGCGTTCGTCCGGGAACCGTACGAGACGGCCCGGTTCGGCACCGCGAACGCCGAGCTGACCGGGACGGCGCTGCGCGCCGGACGACTACTCGCGTCGATCTTTCCGCTGGTGATGCTGGTGCTCAACGCCTCCAGCGTCGCGGTGCTGTGGTTCGGGGCGCAGCGGGTCGAGGCGGGTCACCTCCAGGTCGGCGCGCTCACCGCCTTCCTGGCCTACCTGACGCAGGCGCTGGCGGCGGTCATGATGGCCACCCTCACCCTGATGATGGTGCCGCGCGCGGCGGCCTGCGCCGAACGGATCACCGAGGTCCTCGACACCCGGTCCTCGGTGGTACCCCCCGCCGAGGCCGTACCGCCACGGGAGCCGGTCACCCGGCCGCCGCTGCGCGGCGAGGTGGAACTGCGCGGGGTGGAGTTCCGGTACCCGGGCGCGGCGGCCCCGGTGCTGCACGACGTGACGTTCCGGGCCACCGCCGGCACCACCACCGCCGTCGTCGGTAGTACCGGTGCCGGCAAGACCACCCTGCTGTCGCTGGTCCCCCGACTGATCGACGTGACCGCCGGGACGGTGCTGGTGGACGGGGTGGACGTCCGTGACCTCGACCCGGACACGCTGTGGAGCCGGATCGGGCTGGTGCCGCAGCGGCCGTACCTGTTCACCGGCACGGTGGCGAGCAACCTGCGCCACGGCCGGCCGGACGCCACCGACGAGGACCTCTGGTCGGCCCTGGAGACCGCCCAGGCCCGGGACTTCGTCGCGGCCATGCCGGACGGGCTGGCGGCCGAGATCGCGCAGGGCGGGACGAACCTCTCCGGCGGCCAGCGCCAGCGGCTCGCCATCGCCCGCGCGCTGGTCCGCCGACCGGCCGTCTACCTCTTCGACGACTCGTTCTCCGCGCTCGACCTGGGCACCGACGCCCGGCTGCGGGCCGCGCTGAAGCCGGTGACCCGGGACGCCGCCGTACTGGTGGTGGCCCAGCGGGTGTCCACCATCGTGGACGCCGACCAGATCGTCGTCCTGGAGGGCGGGCTGGTGGTCGGGGTCGGTCGGCACGCCGAACTCCTGGACACGTGTCCCACGTACGCGGAGATCGTCGCCTCCCAGCGCACCGAGGCGGCGACGGCGTGA
- a CDS encoding MarR family winged helix-turn-helix transcriptional regulator, with amino-acid sequence MESDGLRDAPLGRLLVVAGHLVAQRWNRRLAEEYGLTQAGLATLMTLDRYGALTHRAVADRCFVRPATLTGIVDTLERDGLVTRHRDGTDRRAVRLAITAAGRDRIAPVAALIHSGAPLTSVDADPGRAAVIREFLLEVIGSGTREDCPDTPATPAAPDTPATPDGSGGPC; translated from the coding sequence ATGGAGTCCGACGGACTGCGGGACGCCCCGCTGGGCCGGCTGCTGGTGGTGGCCGGGCACCTCGTCGCCCAGCGGTGGAACCGCAGGCTCGCCGAGGAGTACGGCCTCACCCAGGCCGGGCTGGCCACCCTGATGACCCTCGACCGGTACGGCGCGCTGACCCATCGCGCGGTGGCCGACCGGTGTTTCGTCCGGCCGGCCACCCTCACCGGGATCGTCGACACCCTGGAGCGCGACGGGTTGGTCACCCGGCACCGCGACGGGACCGACCGCCGGGCGGTCCGCCTCGCCATCACCGCCGCCGGCCGGGACCGGATCGCGCCCGTCGCCGCGCTGATCCACTCCGGCGCCCCGCTGACCTCGGTGGACGCCGACCCGGGCCGGGCGGCGGTGATCCGGGAGTTCCTGCTGGAGGTGATCGGCAGCGGCACCCGGGAGGACTGCCCGGACACGCCGGCCACCCCGGCGGCCCCGGACACGCCGGCCACCCCGGACGGGAGCGGCGGGCCGTGCTGA
- a CDS encoding GuaB1 family IMP dehydrogenase-related protein encodes MRFLHGAVPAHDLTYNDVFMAPARSDLASRLDVDLSSADGTGTTIPLVVANMTAVAGRRMAETVARRGAIAVIPQDIPIEVVAEVVGWVKQRHLVHDTAITLGPTDTVGDAIHLLHKRSHGAVIVVDDTCRPLGVVTEADTVSVDRFAQLRHVMSTELHTVPADADPRTGFDRLSAGRRRLAPVVDDDGRLVGVLTRQGALRATLYRPAVDERGRLRIAAAIGINGDVRGKAAALLEAGVDTLVVDTAHGHQERMISALRAVRGLDPAVPVAAGNVVTAEGVRDLVEAGADIVKVGVGPGAMCTTRMMTGVGRPQFSAVLDCAKAARELGRHVWADGGVRHPRDVALALAAGASNVMVGSWFAGTYESPGDLYTDADGRRYKESFGMASARAVSARTADDSPFDRARKAVFEEGISSARMYLDPVRPGVEDLIDEIVAGVRSACTYAGARNLGEFHARAVVGVQSTAGYTEGMPLPTSW; translated from the coding sequence GTGCGGTTCCTTCATGGCGCGGTCCCCGCGCACGACCTGACCTACAACGACGTCTTCATGGCCCCGGCCCGGTCGGACCTGGCCTCCCGCCTCGACGTCGACCTCTCCTCCGCCGACGGCACCGGCACCACCATCCCGCTGGTGGTGGCGAACATGACGGCGGTGGCGGGCCGGCGGATGGCCGAGACGGTCGCCCGCCGGGGTGCCATCGCGGTGATCCCGCAGGACATCCCGATCGAGGTGGTGGCCGAGGTCGTCGGCTGGGTGAAGCAGCGCCACCTGGTGCACGACACGGCGATCACGCTCGGGCCGACCGACACCGTGGGCGACGCCATCCACCTGCTGCACAAGCGGTCGCACGGTGCGGTGATCGTGGTGGACGACACCTGCCGGCCGCTCGGCGTGGTGACCGAGGCGGACACCGTCAGCGTGGACCGGTTCGCCCAGCTCCGGCACGTGATGTCGACCGAGCTGCACACGGTTCCGGCGGACGCGGATCCGCGTACCGGCTTCGACCGGCTCTCGGCGGGCCGCCGCCGGCTCGCCCCGGTGGTGGACGACGACGGCCGCCTGGTCGGGGTGCTGACCCGGCAGGGTGCGCTGCGGGCCACGCTCTACCGGCCCGCCGTGGACGAGCGGGGTCGGCTGCGGATCGCCGCCGCGATCGGCATCAACGGCGATGTACGCGGCAAGGCCGCCGCCCTGCTGGAGGCGGGGGTGGACACGCTGGTCGTGGACACCGCGCACGGGCACCAGGAACGGATGATCAGCGCGTTGCGGGCGGTGCGCGGGCTGGACCCGGCGGTGCCGGTGGCGGCCGGCAACGTGGTCACCGCCGAGGGGGTACGCGACCTGGTGGAGGCGGGCGCGGACATCGTGAAGGTCGGCGTCGGGCCGGGCGCGATGTGCACCACCCGGATGATGACCGGGGTGGGACGTCCGCAGTTCTCCGCGGTGCTGGACTGCGCGAAGGCGGCCCGGGAGCTGGGTCGGCACGTCTGGGCCGACGGCGGGGTGCGGCACCCCCGGGACGTGGCGCTGGCGCTGGCCGCCGGGGCGTCGAACGTGATGGTCGGCTCCTGGTTCGCCGGCACCTACGAGTCCCCGGGTGACCTGTACACGGACGCGGACGGCCGGCGGTACAAGGAGAGCTTCGGGATGGCGTCGGCGCGGGCGGTGAGCGCGCGGACGGCCGACGACAGCCCGTTCGACCGGGCCCGCAAGGCGGTCTTCGAGGAGGGCATCTCGTCGGCCCGGATGTACCTGGACCCGGTCCGCCCGGGGGTGGAGGACCTGATCGACGAGATCGTGGCCGGGGTGCGCAGCGCGTGCACGTACGCGGGGGCCCGCAACCTGGGCGAGTTCCACGCGCGGGCGGTGGTCGGGGTGCAGAGCACGGCCGGCTACACCGAGGGGATGCCGCTCCCGACGAGCTGGTGA
- a CDS encoding LysE/ArgO family amino acid transporter codes for MLTSVVAGFTVSLALIVAIGAQNAFVLRQGLRREHVVPVVLTCALSDALLITAGIAGLGTVVADRPTLLAAVRWGGAAFLLGYAVLAARRAVRPGRLVPTAQPPATLRATLLACLAFTYLNPHVYLDTVLLLGGVAQQHAYRWAFGAGAACASLVWFSALGAGAHRLAPLLARTVAWRVLDGVIAVVMTVVAAALLLG; via the coding sequence CTGCTCACCTCCGTCGTCGCCGGCTTCACCGTCTCCCTCGCGCTGATCGTGGCCATCGGCGCGCAGAACGCGTTCGTGCTGCGGCAGGGCCTGCGCCGGGAACACGTCGTACCGGTGGTGCTGACCTGCGCGCTTTCCGACGCGCTGCTGATCACCGCCGGCATCGCCGGGCTGGGCACGGTGGTGGCGGACCGGCCGACCCTGCTGGCCGCCGTCCGCTGGGGTGGGGCGGCGTTCCTGCTCGGGTACGCCGTGCTGGCCGCCCGGCGGGCGGTACGCCCGGGTCGGCTGGTGCCCACCGCACAGCCGCCCGCCACCCTCCGGGCCACCCTGCTGGCCTGCCTGGCCTTCACGTACCTGAACCCGCACGTGTACCTGGACACCGTGCTGCTCCTCGGTGGGGTCGCCCAGCAGCACGCGTACCGCTGGGCGTTCGGGGCCGGGGCGGCGTGCGCCAGCCTGGTCTGGTTCAGCGCGCTCGGGGCCGGGGCGCACCGGCTCGCGCCGCTGCTGGCCCGTACCGTCGCCTGGCGGGTCCTGGACGGGGTGATCGCGGTGGTGATGACGGTCGTGGCGGCGGCACTGCTGCTGGGCTGA
- a CDS encoding LysR family transcriptional regulator ArgP, protein MAGLDSTQLRTYAAVIGEGSFEAAARLLHVTPSAVSQRIRALEQNVGQVLVRRAKPCRATAAGQPLLRLAGQLALLEQEALAEARAPLTGGRPRYRISVVVNADSLATWFPTALARLPDDLACCFDLRQDDQEHTADLLRDGTVTAAVTAEREPVQGCRSERLGAMRYLALAAPDLVRRHLADGPTPDALADTPVVVFDRKDRIQHRFLETVTGRRLDPPVHYIPSVPGFGAAIRLGLGWGLVPEELAHPELAAGRCVDIAPGRHLDVPLHWQHWRLESTLLGALTTAVRAAAAEALR, encoded by the coding sequence ATGGCCGGTCTCGACTCGACCCAGCTCCGGACCTACGCCGCCGTGATCGGCGAAGGCAGCTTCGAGGCCGCCGCCCGCCTGCTGCACGTCACCCCGTCGGCGGTCAGCCAACGGATCAGGGCGCTCGAGCAGAACGTCGGGCAGGTGCTGGTCCGGCGGGCCAAGCCCTGCCGGGCCACCGCCGCCGGGCAGCCGCTGCTGCGCCTCGCCGGGCAGCTCGCCCTGCTCGAACAGGAGGCACTGGCCGAGGCCCGCGCCCCACTGACCGGCGGACGGCCCCGGTACCGGATCTCGGTGGTCGTCAACGCCGACTCCCTCGCCACCTGGTTCCCGACGGCGCTGGCCCGGCTCCCCGACGACCTCGCCTGCTGTTTCGACCTGCGGCAGGACGACCAGGAACACACCGCCGACCTGCTCCGCGACGGCACGGTGACGGCGGCGGTCACCGCCGAACGCGAACCGGTGCAGGGCTGCCGGTCGGAACGGCTCGGCGCGATGCGCTACCTCGCCCTCGCCGCCCCCGACCTGGTCCGGCGGCACCTCGCCGACGGGCCCACCCCGGACGCCCTCGCCGACACCCCGGTCGTGGTGTTCGACCGGAAGGACCGCATCCAGCACCGGTTCCTCGAAACGGTCACCGGCCGGCGGCTCGACCCGCCGGTGCACTACATACCCTCGGTGCCCGGGTTCGGGGCGGCCATCCGGCTCGGCCTCGGCTGGGGCCTGGTCCCCGAGGAACTCGCCCACCCCGAACTGGCCGCCGGACGGTGCGTCGACATCGCCCCCGGCCGGCACCTGGACGTACCGCTGCACTGGCAGCACTGGCGGCTGGAGTCCACGCTGCTCGGCGCGCTCACCACCGCGGTCCGCGCGGCAGCCGCCGAAGCCCTCCGCTGA
- a CDS encoding acetyl/propionyl/methylcrotonyl-CoA carboxylase subunit alpha → MRKVLIANRGEIAVRVIRACRDAGLGSVAVYADSDRDALHATLADEAYALGGDTAADSYLRIDKLLDVAARAGADAVHPGYGFLSENADFAQAVIDAGLTWIGPTPQAIRDLGDKVTARHIAQRAGAPLVPGTPDPVSGPDEVTAFAAEYGLPVAIKAAFGGGGRGLKVARTMAEIPQLFESATREAVAAFGRGECFVERYLDRPRHVEAQVLADQHGNVIVVGTRDCSLQRRHQKLVEEAPAPFLTDAQRAQIHDSAKAICREAGYHGAGTVEYLVGADGTISFLEVNTRLQVEHPVTEETAGVDLVREQFRIADGERLRFTADPTPRGHAIEFRINGEDPGRNFLPAPGTVTALRLPSGPGVRVDTGISAGDVIGGNFDSLLAKVIVTGETRTEALERARRVLDEMVVEGMATALPFHRLVVRDVAFTAEPFTVHTRWIETEFDNTVPPFTATAGPAAAAAERETVVVEVGGKRLEVTLPAGLGTGTTGVAPAARKPARRGGGAKVGAPVSGDALTSPMQGTIVKIAVADGDTVAEGELVVVLEAMKMEQPLYAHRAGTVSGLAAEVGAVITAGAAICTIA, encoded by the coding sequence ACTCATCGCCAACCGTGGCGAGATCGCCGTCCGGGTGATCCGCGCCTGCCGGGACGCCGGGCTGGGCAGCGTCGCCGTCTACGCCGACTCCGACCGGGACGCCCTGCACGCCACGCTCGCCGACGAGGCGTACGCGCTGGGCGGTGACACCGCCGCCGACTCGTACCTGCGGATCGACAAGCTGCTCGACGTGGCCGCGCGGGCCGGCGCGGACGCGGTGCACCCCGGGTACGGCTTCCTGTCGGAGAACGCCGACTTCGCCCAGGCGGTGATCGACGCCGGGCTGACCTGGATCGGTCCGACCCCGCAGGCGATCCGCGACCTGGGTGACAAGGTCACCGCCCGGCACATCGCGCAGCGGGCCGGCGCGCCCCTGGTGCCGGGTACGCCCGATCCGGTCAGCGGCCCGGACGAGGTGACGGCGTTCGCGGCCGAGTACGGACTGCCGGTGGCGATCAAGGCCGCGTTCGGCGGCGGCGGCCGGGGCCTGAAGGTGGCCCGGACCATGGCGGAGATCCCGCAGCTCTTCGAGTCGGCCACCCGGGAGGCGGTCGCCGCGTTCGGGCGGGGCGAGTGCTTCGTCGAGCGGTACCTGGACCGGCCGCGGCACGTGGAGGCGCAGGTCCTCGCCGACCAGCACGGCAACGTGATCGTGGTGGGCACCCGGGACTGTTCGCTCCAGCGCCGGCACCAGAAGCTGGTCGAGGAGGCCCCCGCGCCGTTCCTCACCGACGCGCAGCGCGCCCAGATCCACGACAGCGCGAAGGCGATCTGCCGGGAGGCCGGCTACCACGGCGCGGGCACGGTGGAGTACCTGGTCGGCGCGGACGGCACGATCTCCTTCCTGGAGGTCAACACCCGGCTCCAGGTGGAGCACCCGGTCACCGAGGAGACCGCCGGCGTCGACCTGGTCCGGGAGCAGTTCCGGATCGCCGACGGCGAGCGGCTGCGGTTCACCGCCGACCCGACGCCGCGCGGGCACGCCATCGAGTTCCGGATCAACGGCGAGGACCCGGGCCGCAACTTCCTGCCCGCCCCGGGCACGGTGACCGCGCTGCGGTTGCCGTCCGGGCCGGGCGTGCGGGTGGACACCGGCATCTCGGCCGGGGACGTGATCGGCGGGAACTTCGACTCGCTGCTGGCCAAGGTGATCGTCACGGGCGAGACCCGGACCGAGGCGCTGGAGCGGGCCCGCCGGGTCCTGGACGAGATGGTCGTCGAGGGGATGGCGACCGCGTTGCCGTTCCACCGGCTGGTGGTCCGGGACGTGGCGTTCACCGCCGAGCCGTTCACCGTGCACACCCGCTGGATCGAGACCGAGTTCGACAACACCGTGCCGCCGTTCACCGCCACCGCCGGCCCGGCCGCCGCCGCGGCGGAGCGGGAGACCGTCGTGGTCGAGGTGGGTGGCAAGCGGCTGGAGGTCACCCTGCCCGCCGGCCTGGGCACCGGTACGACCGGCGTCGCGCCCGCCGCGCGGAAGCCGGCCCGTCGGGGCGGCGGGGCGAAGGTCGGCGCGCCGGTCAGCGGGGACGCGCTCACCTCCCCGATGCAGGGCACCATCGTGAAGATCGCGGTCGCGGACGGGGACACCGTCGCCGAGGGCGAGCTGGTCGTCGTCCTAGAGGCGATGAAGATGGAGCAGCCGCTGTACGCGCACCGGGCCGGTACGGTCAGCGGCCTCGCCGCCGAGGTCGGCGCGGTGATCACCGCCGGCGCGGCCATCTGCACGATCGCCTGA